A single genomic interval of Malania oleifera isolate guangnan ecotype guangnan chromosome 11, ASM2987363v1, whole genome shotgun sequence harbors:
- the LOC131167817 gene encoding probable F-box protein At4g22060, with amino-acid sequence MGRKRKNRKSLKKPSRKRLKTDDSCNWRPWSDLPEDLLDMISKRLGMVDYLAFGGVCKRWRSLVEECKRNFMDSQPPHIVIISTHAKKTCSLKNMADGKRFKTMLPHFAGKYCSASSCGYLVMQGRNDVWFVNPFTRHELHFPGLPNFADHIILTSIAAPSPDVISVAVFRSYAFLKFCRSKDTNWTVYSYANQPWIIVDVAVFKGKLYAVTNDARVGVFNLSCLVSFTFLEVKSIPTLSPFLLLATSDEQLLMVDFRGSEQLRVYELDFTRMQWVKIKSLGDNALFVSDMKFCTINNPARWGGRSNCVYHVGCVLNLCSMYSLEGKLLDRFTIIGKELVALFVKPFLWYFPHQLYRMDSLVDDYQAP; translated from the coding sequence ATGGGACGGAAAAGAAAGAATCGCAAAAGCTTAAAAAAACCCAGCCGTAAGAGGTTGAAAACTGATGACAGCTGCAATTGGAGGCCGTGGTCTGATCTTCCTGAGGACTTGCTTGATATGATCTCGAAGCGTCTGGGTATGGTAGACTATCTTGCATTTGGCGGTGTATGTAAGAGATGGAGGTCATTGGTTGAAGAGTGTAAGCGTAATTTTATGGATTCCCAGCCACCACACATTGTCATCATATCAACTCATGCTAAAAAAACATGTTCCTTGAAAAACATGGCTGATGGAAAAAGGTTCAAGACAATGCTGCCTCACTTTGCTGGAAAATACTGTTCCGCATCCTCTTGCGGATATTTAGTCATGCAAGGCAGAAATGATGTATGGTTTGTGAATCCTTTCACAAGGCATGAACTCCATTTCCCTGGCCTGCCCAATTTTGCAGACCACATTATCCTTACTTCTATAGCCGCGCCTTCTCCAGATGTTATAAGTGTGGCTGTTTTTAGATCGTATGCATTTTTGAAGTTCTGTCGATCTAAAGATACCAACTGGACAGTCTATTCCTATGCTAACCAACCTTGGATTATCGTGGATGTGGCTGTTTTCAAGGGCAAACTATATGCTGTGACCAATGATGCCAGAGTTGGGGTATTCAACCTGAGTTGTCTAGTTAGTTTCACTTTTCTGGAAGTTAAAAGCATCCCAACTTTGAGTCCTTTTCTGTTGCTGGCAACTTCGGATGAGCAACTCTTGATGGTTGATTTTCGTGGGTCAGAGCAACTTAGGGTTTACGAGCTAGATTTTACAAGGATGCAATGGGTGAAGATCAAGAGCCTGGGTGATAATGCCTTGTTCGTGAGTGATATGAAGTTCTGCACAATAAACAACCCAGCCCGATGGGGAGGCCGCAGTAATTGTGTCTACCATGTTGGATGCGTGCTCAATTTGTGCTCCATGTATAGCCTGGAAGGTAAGCTGCTTGATAGATTCACAATTATTGGGAAAGAGCTCGTTGCTTTATTCGTAAAGCCATTCCTCTGGTATTTTCCACACCAATTGTACCGCATGGACTCTCTTGTTGATGACTATCAGGCCCCATGA
- the LOC131167816 gene encoding cytochrome c1-2, heme protein, mitochondrial has product MVGGRSIHQLLKRKLHSQSTAPPLLSSLLSKKGYNGVGSAGMKSLRAFALLGAGVSGLLSFTTLASADEAEHGLECPSYPWPHKGILSSYDHNSIRRGHQVYQQVCASCHSMSLISYRDLVGVAYTEEETKAMAAEIEVVDGPNDEGEMFTRPGKLSDRFPQPYANEQAARFANGGAYPPDLSLITKARHNGQNYVFALLTGYRDPPAGVSIREGLHYNPYFPGGAIAMPKMLIDEAVEYEDGTPATEAQMGKDVVSFLSWAAEPEMEERKLMGFKWIFVLSLALLQAAYYRRLKWSVLKSRKLVLDVVN; this is encoded by the exons ATGGTTGGCGGAAGATCAATCCACCAGTTACTGAAGAGGAAACTTCATTCTCAATCTACT GCCCCTCCACTTTTGTCATCCCTTCTTTCAAAAAAAGGTTATAATGGTGTTGGATCTGCTGGCATGAAGTCCTTAAGGGCATTTGCACTTCTTGGAGCGGGCGTTTCTGGGCTTCTGAGTTTCACAACATTAGCATCTGCTGATGAGGCCGAACATGGTTTAGAGTGTCCAAGCTATCCCTGGCCACACAAAGGCATTCTCAGTTCATATGACCATAATTC GATTCGTCGTGGTCACCAGGTTTACCAACAAGTGTGTGCTTCCTGCCATTCTATGTCTCTAATTTCATACCGTGATCTGGTGGGTGTGGCCTATACTGAAGAGGAGACAAAGGCTATGGCTGCTGAGATTGAGGTGGTTGATGGGCCTAATGATGAGGGTGAGATGTTTACTCGCCCTGGTAAACTCAGTGATCGATTTCCTCAACCATACGCCAATGAACAAGCGGCTCGGTTTGCTAATGGAGGGGCATATCCACCAGATTTAAGTCTTATTACCAAg GCTCGTCATAATGGTCAGAACTATGTATTTGCTCTTCTAACTGGTTACCGTGATCCTCCTGCTGGTGTTTCG ATTCGAGAGGGGTTGCACTATAATCCCTACTTCCCAGGTGGAGCTATTGCTATGCCTAAAATGCTTATTGATGAAGCTGTTGAGTATGAAGATGGTACCCCTGCAACAGAAGCTCAG ATGGGGAAAGATGTTGTGTCATTTTTGTCGTGGGCAGCAGAACCAGAAATGGAAGAGAGGAAATTG ATGGGATTCAAATGGATATTTGTACTGTCATTGGCACTGCTTCAAGCTGCTTATTACCGGCGCTTAAAGTGGTCCGTTCTCAAGTCTCGGAAACTTGTCCTCGACGTTGTCAACTAG